In Pelodiscus sinensis isolate JC-2024 chromosome 2, ASM4963464v1, whole genome shotgun sequence, the following proteins share a genomic window:
- the EN2 gene encoding homeobox protein engrailed-2 produces the protein MEENDHSPRAEAAEQQQESSSSSEAEPNRRRAMILPVVLQAPGNHQHPHRITNFFIDNILRPEFGRRKEAGTGSSGGSSGSSPEQLLLAGRENRRSPSTAPGSGGPLSGGGGGSAGEGEGGSKALALNGGAKKGGDSGALEGALKSRGLSGGDLSVSSDSDSSQASSNTSNQPMLWPAWVYCTRYSDRPSSGPRSRKPKKKNPNKEDKRPRTAFTAEQLQRLKAEFQTNRYLTEQRRQSLAQELSLNESQIKIWFQNKRAKIKKATGNKNTLAVHLMAQGLYNHSTTSKDGKSDSE, from the exons ATGGAGGAGAATGACCATAGTCCTAGGGCAGAAGCggcggagcagcagcaggagtccagcagcagcagcgaagcAGAGCCCAACAGGCGGAGGGCGATGATCCTGCCCGTGGTTCTGCAGGCGCCTGGCAATCACCAGCACCCGCACCGGATCACGAACTTTTTCATAGACAACATCCTGCGGCCGGAGTTCGGGCGGAGGAAGGAAGCGGGGACCGGCAGCAGcggaggcagcagcggcagcagcccgGAGCAGCTGCTCTTAGCCGGCAGGGAGAACCGCAGGAGTCCTTCTACAGCGCCCGGGTCTGGGGGGCCACTCAGCGGCGGCGGAGGAGGCTCCGCGGGCGAAGGAGAAGGAGGCTCCAAAGCCCTTGCTCTCAATGGGGGAGCCAAGAAAGGAGGCGACTCTGGAGCACTGGAAGGCGCCTTGAAATCCCGGGGGCTAAGCGGCGGCGACCTGTCTGTGAGCTCGGACTCTGATAGCTCCCAAGCCAGCTCCAACACCAGTAACCAGCCCATGCTGTGGCCGGCCTGGGTTTACTGTACTAGGTACTCGGACAGGCCTTCCTCAG GCCCCCGATCTCGCAAACCAAAGAAGAAGAACCCCAACAAAGAAGACAAGCGTCCCAGGACAGCCTTCACGGCGGAGCAGCTGCAGAGACTGAAAGCGGAGTTTCAGACTAACAGATACTTGACGGAGCAAAGGAGGCAGAGCCTGGCTCAGGAACTCAGCCTCAACGAGTCTCAGATCAAAATCTGGTTTCAGAACAAACGAGCCAAAATCAAGAAAGCCACTGGCAACAAGAACACCCTGGCGGTGCATCTAATGGCACAAGGACTGTACAACCACTCCACCACATCAAAAGACGGCAAGTCAGACAGTGAATAG